The DNA sequence CATCAGGGAAGCATCAAGCATAACTTTGCCAGCAATGATTATCTGGGCCTGAGTCAATCACCTGAGCTTATCGAGGCGCTGGGTGAGGGCGCGAGATTATACGGCGTCGGCAGCGGCGCCTCGCCCTTGGTCACAGGTTATAGCGATGCCCATGCGGCGCTCGAGCAGGCACTGTGCGAGGCTACCGGCCATGAGGCGGCCTTGCTCTTTAGCAGCGGCTTTAGCGCTAATTCAGCCTTGATGAAGACCTTGCTGGACAAGGAGAGTGTGGTGGTGGCCGATAAGCTGATCCACGCCTCCCTGATCGACGGCCTGTTGGAAAGCGGCGCCCAGTTAAAACGCTTCGCCCATAACGATTTGGGTGCGGCCAAGCGACTGGTGGATAAGCATCAGCCGCTGACGGTGGTGACAGAGAGCGTCTTCAGCATGGATGGTGATCTGGCGCCCATAGATGAGCTCTACGAGCTGACACAGGCAAATGATGCCTGGTTGATCGTCGATGATGCCCACGGCTTCGGCGTCCTGCCACTGGGCGGGCACAACAAGGTTGATGCCAGCTGCTGTGATATTCAAATCGTTACCTTCGGTAAGGCCCTTGGCTGCCAAGGCGCGGCGATTTTAGGCTCAAATACTTGTATCGATTTTCTGGTGGCCCATGCCAGGGACTATATCTATTCCACCGCCTTGTCGCCGGCCAGTGCCCATGTGGCCCTCAAGGCGGTGAATTTGATTAAAAACGGTGAGTGCAGAGACAGATTGGCTCAGGTGATTGAGGCCTTTAAGCTGGCCGCGAAGGCGAGGGGGCTTAGGCTGCTTGGCAGTCATACCCCGATACAGCCGCTGGTGGTGGGGGATATCG is a window from the Shewanella loihica PV-4 genome containing:
- a CDS encoding 8-amino-7-oxononanoate synthase produces the protein MSRLQQKIDDKMQRAEQSGLLRRRQLLTQSVGSANRLVHQGSIKHNFASNDYLGLSQSPELIEALGEGARLYGVGSGASPLVTGYSDAHAALEQALCEATGHEAALLFSSGFSANSALMKTLLDKESVVVADKLIHASLIDGLLESGAQLKRFAHNDLGAAKRLVDKHQPLTVVTESVFSMDGDLAPIDELYELTQANDAWLIVDDAHGFGVLPLGGHNKVDASCCDIQIVTFGKALGCQGAAILGSNTCIDFLVAHARDYIYSTALSPASAHVALKAVNLIKNGECRDRLAQVIEAFKLAAKARGLRLLGSHTPIQPLVVGDIDKLAKVNRELKTAGFWVGAIRPPTVPQGSARLRITLNVNHTQAELEALADQLQRALQD